Within Quercus lobata isolate SW786 chromosome 5, ValleyOak3.0 Primary Assembly, whole genome shotgun sequence, the genomic segment AACACTTGGTTCTAGGGACTCTGAGTTTCAGCAATTGCTCAAGGCAACTGGGGTTTGCAATCTCATTAGGAACCCTAACACTTGAAAatctttataatatattacaaaaaaaatactttgaacactcaaattaaattattttgaatgtgtAAGTACactaatttaattagaattacaaaatcaaaatcaaaatactagTTTACTAGAAACCCTAAGAACAAAACCCTAACCTCATACCTCATTAGGCGGGTTTTTCTTTTGATGGATTTCAATTAGGgttttataaaaacttaaaatttaatttgatttttgttattttctttcaatctATCAAAAGTTTAAACATCAAACAAGTCATGttttcaagattaaaaaaaaaaaaaaaaatgttatcaaaCAAGTATTCAAAATATCAACTTCTTTACATGTTTTATGTTTGAATATTaaagaaaacatataaaacatgttaCCACATCAAATCATGCATTGATCATAAACCTTAATATGTTTCTACATATAAAATGCTTAAATTCAAGATTAtgcacaaaattttaaacatcAAGAAAAAATCTTTCTTTGATTATTAAACTCAAACAAcatgtgaaaaaagaaagataaatgatgatgccgaaaaaatcaccagtgagccacatGGTTCTCGCACACTCGAAACAACATTTGCgcaacacaaaaagagaagacctcgtagagagcaccggtgtggtgccggccaaataccctccgaatgtcaagttagaatttctcacaactctagagtgctagagcgggtaaattatgcgtactttggtttgtgagggtattggggcttttatagtagtaaagGGTTGATCTCTCTTCCTTAGTGTAGAgttcttttccttataggaatcctcatgaacatattttttggaatcctttccttgtaggagtctttTTGATTAACACCAAGTGTGGGgcgcaagatatttccttatatatgcaAACGTGGAGATCAAGCAAAGCCACGTTAGGGTCGTCAtcttcgcctactccctcgtTGGGGttgtcagcttcgcctactacCTCGTCAGgatcgtcagcttcgcctactaccttgttagggtcgtcagctttGCCTATTCCCTTCAACTTAGTAGTGTCAGCTTTTCATTTATGACAAGTTAACCCCGTCTTCCTAAAGCTGTAGACATCCTAAAGCTGTTTGATTGCCATTTATGACAAGTGAGGCCGACGGATCTATTTTGAACGTCGCTTCATGATACTATATTCATGAGTATTCACATTCACAATTTTACCCTTATCAATAAAGAAGTAGGAATTGATACTATAGTTGTAGGAAAATCATGCGCATCTCATGTACATCATACACAACGTAATGAAAAACCTAGAAATGcatcaaaccaaaaatactaCTTGTACAAGTAGTATTTTTGGTTTGCACATCAAAAATTGAGCTTGAGTCTAGACTATGATTGTGTTGAATGCCTCCAACAATatgtattttacattttaatataGACAGCATGtttcatttttggaaatttcAAAAGCCCAAACACATGTTGCTCTAAACATAATTTGTACATTGTCTGTACTTGTTATTTATTGCTCAAGTGATCTAAATTACTCACTTAGAGGTCCGAGAGGAATTCATTTACAGTAAGAAAACAGGTAATATCACATATGTCAAATCAAACAAGAAATGTCAAAGAAGCAAGATTAATGTTGGGGCATTGAGGTCTTTCACGGGCgaggagaagagaaagagtCCTCGGAGGCAGAGGAAAGCTTCAAACTACAAGAATTTTGGGAGTTCTCgaagtttaaactttaaattcaTTAATGTCAAGGAGGCATGATATTTTTCCAAGTCTTGGTTTGGATTTAATGTCTCTTTTCACCTTTGAATACACACATCTAAATATACTCAAGACTTGATAGTCAATTAATGGGAAATAAAATCTTCCTTGTGGGCTTCTTGGTTTCTTCAATGTAAACTAAAACCTACGATCAATTGTtctaagaaaagtaaagagaaactagttttaaataaaataaaataaaataaaagccaaaagaaaaagggaaaaaaacctGATTCCattagtttgaactttgaactaaaaataatgaatgaatgaatgcaAGTGTAACCTTGCCTAACCAAAGGGTGCTAGTAATCTAATTACAGTTTTTAGGGTAAATTATTTACTTGGTTtctaaaatttacattgtaTGTCAcgttttaaatatattaatttaatccCTAAGTTTTTAGTATTGTGTCAAAACAGTTTTTACCGGATAAAGATTATGTGattaattatgatattaaaatattatcttCTCTTTTCAATTGAGCTGTCACATTAACAATAATGtgtccttatttatttatttttaaaaagactGACTTTTCTTCCCCACATTTAAAACCTCTCCATCGCATTCTCTTTCGCTGGACATCAACTTCATCCTCTCCTGCCCGGTGCCTTCCAATTTCAGGTTTTGCAGAGCAAGGTTTCAGATTTGGGGAAGAAAAGCCaaagtcttttatttattttttaattaaggacTTGTGGTGGTTGATGTGTCAGcttcaattgaaaataataataataataataataatatcactGTGTTAGCCTTCTGTATTTTTTATCCGCAACTTAACAACATGAACTATTTTTACACAaattataataccaaaatgttaaaGATTAGGCCTGTTTGGTCACTAagttcaaacaacaattttcacattttagacAATATTACATacattttcacatactttttcactTACACGTATTTTAAAAAGCTTCAAAAAACTTTAAACAACAATTCTCAAACTATCCTAATCGTTTGTGACCAAATTGATATACAATGCAAAAGTTAGTGATCAAATAGGTGATTAAcccaagttttaaaaataatagttAACTAAATGAATTCTTTACTTTCTAACCGTTTAAATTTTTAGGACAGGTCATAATTATGTAGTGAGTCCACACAtgaggaaaatattaaaataataattaaatggttaaattttttatttcttaccTGTTAAAGTTTTTGGCAAATGGTAATTTAAGGCAAAAGAACCGTGCTTTTCCATATCCATGAGGAAGGAGTTGATTAAAAGTAAGTCTTTATAAATGTAAGTAATAACGACTATAATACTATAAATTAAGTAAACCAATTTTCAAAAGTCTTGTAGCATAATTGATATTTTTCTATGcacaaaatacatatatattggtTTTAATTGTTGAAATCTTGAATTTTGTCGCATACCCTTTGAACAGAGACTTAATCTATTGTCAATTAGATCCTTCTATTGTATGCAATATTGAAAGAttgatttattatatatatatatatatatatatattttttttttttgagaatttaattttggaagactttttttttggtgagaataaCATTGAAagacctttttattttttatatttttggagaATCAACATTGAAAGACTAAATATTAATAGGTTATAATATAGCCTATTAAGTCTTTCAATATTATTAATGCTATATTAAGATATGAATGATTTGAGCTAGTTTCAATGAATATTATAAACTTGCGTATGATTTGGTATAGGACGTGGTCCAAGTGTCCAACTAAGAGAAAGTCTAGCCTTATTGATTGTCCGTATGTTCCGAAGAAATATAAGACTTTTCAAATCAAATCTGCAAACTTTCCACTTTGGGTTTGAGGTCAAGAGATGGATTCATAAATGTACGTACATAATGGACCTATGACCAAGtaataaaatgaacaaaagggACCGGcatttaaattatgaattaGCTTAGAGTCAAAGTCCAAGATGAGCTCTTCCTCACCATTTTTGCGTCACTTTATATAGTCTACATGCAACTTCACATTGTCATCGAAGACATATACAATAATACATTGAGAACTTAGATTGTATCAAAGGCATACAAGAGCATATACATACTGACATTGTTtagagagataaagagagagaatggaAAAGCTTATGAGTGTTGTGATTGTTCTTGGTGTTGTTGCTGCAGTGCTTTTACAATGCACGACAGCACAAACAGTGCATGTTGTGGGAGATAACATTGGTTGGACCATTCCACAAGGTGGTGCCCAGGCATATCAGACTTGGGCTGCTAGCAAGCAGTTCGTGGTTGGTGATATTTTAAGTATGATTTTCTATCTCTTCTCACactttttcattcctttcttctcttctttcatGTGAACGGCCctctttacttttaattttttatctattcTTTTTCATCATTGCTACCAGAGGTGGCAATTTGTGTTTAcatgtcgggttcgtgtcgtatCAACTCTTGAGTATTCGACTATATAGGTCAACATTAACTCGACATGTTTGTTAAACGGGTCAAGATTTCTCAACCTTAACGCAACcaatttattaaatgggtcagtTGTGTCAACttgtttatcaaattttatcaaaaaaaaaaaaaaaaaatatttatgaaaaaacatacaaataaatattcttaatataaaattaagaacTAACTAGTAattgcatcacaaataatcatttaaaactaaacatatctaaatatcacaaataatcaatcacaatatgtcaaagaaaataaaccacaataactaataagtttatataccttgGGTTTGATTGGTATATTAGTAAGATGTTATTTAAGTAAATGGGTCAAACGGGTCTCATATGTTGAACATTAACCCAACcaatttattaaacgggtcagtcaTGTCAACCCAAATATGACACTAACCTATTAAGTCTCGACCCATAACCTACTTATTTCGTGTTGTGTCGTATCGGGTTCACGGGTcgtgtccaattttgccaccccCTAATCACTACCAACTGCTTAGGGACATTTATTCTTCAAATAACATTAATGTCTTCTACTTAAGACGTACTTTTGTGTTGGAACCTAGTCCAAACTTCCAACCATATTAGATATGCTCTTTGCTATGTTTATCTGTAACAATGTCACCAACGAATGGGTGATTAATCACATACCCAAGAGATTAATTAGGTGCCCTATGATATGAGCCTTGGAAACATAGTCccacataaagaaaaaagtgatTAATTGAAAATCAAGTAGCTATAAACGTGTTTGTAtacaattaatttgaaaaaacaaCTACAGAATGTAGAtcatcaaattttatttctctaataatattatatacacTAAAAGATAACAAATCAATGTGCATCAATCCTCCTATCAGGAactcaattattaatttaagtATTATATCAATATATCTAATGCATTTTCcatcatatatattaattacCATGTGTTGCAGCGTTCAACTTCACCACCAACGAGCACGATGTCCTTAAAGTACCAAAAGAATCCTACGACGCTTGCAGCAATGCCAACCCTATTGGCAACACCATCACAACTGGCCCTGCTAATGTGACTCTCGAGGCTGCTGGCAGTCACTACTACATATGCACCGTCGGCAGGCACTGCCTAGCAGGTCAGAAGCTAGCCATCACTGTCTCGAGCTCTCCGGGCGCTACTCCACCCTCCACCAACACTCCTACTACTCCTACCACCCCTACTCCCACATCAACTACCCCTGCTGCTTGCAGCCCATCTCCTACGCCATCTCCTGATAAGGTTGAAGGTCCATCCACTATGGCTTCACCACCTCCTCCTAGTTCTTCATCAATTAGGGTCTTTGCTAGTTTCTTTGTCTCTTTAATGTCCATTGctattgcttttcttttttagggaaGAAGAGGCATAGCCGGATAGGCTTTATATACATTTTGAGTTACGGCTTTCCCTCGTAattgtgttgttgttttgttttgtttttctatttttattggattttgtaTCGGAACTAGATATTGTCTTATTCACGTGATTAATAAAGGGATTTTTACAGataaaaaccaagaagaaaatGTCCTTTGTAATCCTAAAGACTTCCATACTGttccatttttataatttgggaATTATTGTCAATGATTACTATGTGATAGATAAAACATATGAGTTATTATATTCTTTGTATATGGTGGCCCATTAGGCCAGGCCTTAAACTACAGCTTAACTCTCAGACTTAGTTAGGTTAATGATGCAGGCCCATTAGGTTAGGCCTTAAACTACAGCTTAACTCTCAGACTTAGTTAGGTTAATGATGCAGGCCCATTAGGTTAGGCCTTAAACTACAGCTTAACTCTCAGACTGAGTGAGGCTAACGATGCAGGCATTGTCATCAGAtacagactctctctctctctctctctctctctctctctctctctctctctcatgatgTTTCTTTCTAGTCATTAATTGGTGCACTCTTCTCTTCACCTAAATTGTACGGGTGCAAATACAAGGGTGATATTCCTTTAAAAATTAGGGTATGACACATCTAAGATATGATAATTAATCAATATTCTTTTTAGGAATATTTTATGGacataatatgtttattttttgttttaaaattaagtaacaacatatttaaaattaatttaaaggcaatagcaaatagcaaaaaagtatAATGATGTCCATAAATTGTTGTCTAACGTACAAATAAATAGTTCAAATAAACTAGACACTTATTTGTACAGAAAAATACACTATACATTAGGTACATGACTCCTCTCTCACACAGTCACACACACATGAGGATGTAGCCCACAAGTGTAAAGTCCATCCTTGTGTAAAAAGGAGGAGAACTAATGCATCCGATACATAATACACCTTCTCAAGTTGCATGAATACCATAATGGGTATGAGTACTTCAGTACTTGTCCATTTTAGTCGTGTTCATGCAGCATAGGTCTTCACATTCCcttctatatataatatatatcattACTATTTACTagcaaagattttttttttttaattatttgtttcttaAATAGTAAGCATCTTACTCCCTAAACCAGCCGAATTAGTAATTATGACTCGTTGGACATACACCCCGTAGGTGAGATGTCTTTGACCATCATGCGCCATTTCAGAGTTTTTATCTTAAATCACAGAGATGGTTGAAAGAATTTAAGGACGAtgctttcaatttattttaatgatatgaaTTGGAAcagaatattttagaattagCTTATTCAACCAAATATTTCgggtatatttatatatattttataaatattatatatttataataattctaaatcaaatcatgaaaattctagacattataattatataatttatataataaggTCTATAAGTAAATACCAATGTACTCCGTTAGATcttcatattttcaaaaattaaacaatctATTAGCTTCAACAATTTTACAGTTACATTCAACCTTGGAATTATTCCACTTTTTGTCAATGCATATTTGAtacacataataataaaaaagatgatGTAAACAACACAAATGGAAATGTCAACGAGCAGCAGTATGAATCTCGATCCTCTCcgattcattttgaaatttcaatccTCTCCAattcatttttcctaatctaatatggatAGGGAAATAATCTTGATTATTGAGTGTGGAAGTCTGATTATGTGTGCGGAATGTGTTAGGCATCCTATAACGCCTATCCAAGGACAGTCTTTTGTTTTagtaaaatcttaattttcggacattagcaattaaaaatgagctattggcattagctcTCGAGGCTTTAAATGAATTGggttttgaggtttggcttCGGAAAGGGTGTGGTCTTGATTGATGCTTCCTTAGTGTGTTTGGAATTGGTGCCAAATTTCCACGATGAAAATCCAATAGCATTTTACCTCATTTTCATGGTGGAAATCCGGCAATGCTTCGCCTCAGGTGCATCATAGCACACAAAACACTGTTCTCACCAAACTTTCGCTATGAGAATACGACAATGGAGGGTTCCAATTTTAAGGGTGAAAATCCTGCGTAGTTTTGCATTTGGTGCACTATGGCATACCGACAGGGTTTCATGCCTATGTATACAGCGCGTGCCAACATTCTTGTGCTAGGAGGAGCCGAAGCCCTTCAAAGCATCAAGTATATTGATGTGTGGCGCATACACGGGGAAAGCAATGTCACTCAAATGACATGGATCGAGACAATCACATTGTGATGACCATGCACGCAATATAGCATGAATATGCATCTACAACAATTGCCTAGAGCACATACCCACATGAGAACCTGATGCAGATTCATTCTTTGGTGGTTGCTTAACAGTGGTTGTCTTAGGTGTAATAGCCATTGAAGTGGAACCACTCCTTCAGTTAGAAACACCTTCTCAATTATAGGATTGTAAGCTATTGCTACGCCTTTCCTTCAATTGCTTCTCCACTTTCATAGCAAGTTTGCAAACATCATTGTAGGTCCAATAGGTTTGTAGTTGGACCGCATCACTGATTTCAACACGTAACCCACCAAGATAATGTGCTATCATTTGCTCCTCTGGTTCTACAATATTACATCAAGTCATAAGATGATCAAACTTTGCTATATACTCCTTCCATAGAAAgctcattttatttgaaattatgaaaTCTTAGAAAAGCATCTTGCATGAAGTGATCAGACAAGTATTTTTTTCATGAGCTTGATTACAACAGTCTTCACTTATTCgttattaatttctattttttgtttttatcaataCAGTCTAGGAAGAATTTATCAAAGACCTTTTTTTTAGTTGCTAATTATTCTAGATCATCattgcgtaaaaaatatgttatcaAAATTCTTTTCTAATACTatttgtattttgcattggGGTCACTAATAAGCTGAAACTATTTCAAGTCGAGAGTACATGCATGAAATATTCATCTATGATTAACTAGCGAGTTATCCATACGGGAGATGTtacaatttttccttttaaatttttatttttgtacctATTAGTGCATCATTATATTAAAGATTTACAATattgttctaaaaaaatatttaaaatatcaatAAGATACAAAcgatttgtttttgttatttcaacaacaataacaatatcaatatcaatatttcactacaaaaaaacggGGCTATCCCAACGTTTTCAAAAACACTGGGATAGCCCcaaaaagcgctgggatagggtTAAAATACCTATCCCA encodes:
- the LOC115992728 gene encoding cucumber peeling cupredoxin-like encodes the protein MEKLMSVVIVLGVVAAVLLQCTTAQTVHVVGDNIGWTIPQGGAQAYQTWAASKQFVVGDILTFNFTTNEHDVLKVPKESYDACSNANPIGNTITTGPANVTLEAAGSHYYICTVGRHCLAGQKLAITVSSSPGATPPSTNTPTTPTTPTPTSTTPAACSPSPTPSPDKVEGPSTMASPPPPSSSSIRVFASFFVSLMSIAIAFLF